A single region of the Kineosporiaceae bacterium SCSIO 59966 genome encodes:
- a CDS encoding CoA transferase, whose amino-acid sequence MSRSGPLAGTVVVDLTRALAGPHAGMMLGDLGARVIKVETPGTGDDTRGWGPPFVEPVGGGQRQSTYFLSCNRNKESIALDLKSDEGRDVLEALVRRADVLLENFRPGVLDRLGYSTGRLAELNPRLVVLSISGFGHDGPEGGRAGYDQIAQGEAGLMSLTGSGPEDPQRVGVPIGDLLAGMYGAYGVLAALLERERTGRGQVVRTSLLAAIVGVHAFQGTRWTVAGEVPHAQGNHHPSICPYGLFRCADGAVQIAVGSEGLWQRFCAEFGLDATADGLATNAERVANRQRVIDLVENAFAGTEAERLLPRLAAAGIPAGKVRTLDEVYEWDQTRSQGLLVDVEHPTLGRVSLPGPPLRFFAPGPDGETETTRTDHRPPPLLDGDADAVRAWVESL is encoded by the coding sequence ATGTCTCGCTCCGGCCCGCTCGCAGGCACCGTCGTCGTCGACCTGACCCGCGCTCTGGCGGGCCCGCACGCCGGGATGATGCTCGGCGACCTGGGCGCCCGGGTGATCAAGGTGGAGACCCCCGGCACCGGTGACGACACGCGCGGCTGGGGGCCGCCGTTCGTCGAGCCAGTGGGCGGGGGGCAGCGACAGTCGACGTACTTCCTGTCCTGCAACCGCAACAAGGAGTCGATCGCCCTGGACCTCAAGAGCGACGAGGGCCGCGACGTCCTGGAGGCGCTGGTTCGCAGGGCCGATGTGCTGCTGGAGAACTTCCGGCCCGGGGTGCTGGACCGGCTCGGGTACTCCACCGGGCGGCTGGCCGAGCTGAACCCGCGTCTCGTCGTCCTGTCGATCTCGGGGTTCGGGCACGACGGCCCGGAGGGCGGGCGCGCCGGGTACGACCAGATCGCCCAGGGCGAGGCGGGGCTGATGTCGTTGACCGGGTCCGGGCCGGAGGACCCGCAGCGGGTCGGCGTGCCGATCGGCGACCTGCTCGCGGGAATGTACGGGGCCTACGGCGTGCTCGCCGCCCTCCTGGAGCGGGAGCGCACCGGTCGGGGCCAGGTGGTGCGGACGTCGCTGCTGGCGGCCATCGTCGGCGTCCACGCCTTCCAGGGCACCCGGTGGACCGTGGCCGGCGAGGTGCCCCACGCGCAGGGCAACCACCACCCGTCGATCTGCCCGTACGGCTTGTTCCGCTGTGCCGACGGCGCGGTGCAGATCGCGGTCGGCAGCGAGGGCCTGTGGCAGCGCTTCTGCGCCGAGTTCGGCCTGGACGCCACCGCGGACGGGCTGGCCACCAACGCCGAGCGGGTCGCCAACCGGCAGCGAGTCATCGACCTCGTCGAGAACGCGTTCGCCGGCACCGAGGCCGAGCGGCTGCTGCCCCGGCTGGCGGCGGCCGGGATCCCGGCGGGCAAGGTCCGCACCCTCGACGAGGTGTACGAGTGGGACCAGACCCGCTCGCAGGGGCTGCTCGTCGACGTCGAGCACCCCACGCTGGGCCGGGTGAGCCTGCCCGGGCCGCCGCTGCGGTTCTTCGCCCCGGGCCCGGACGGCGAGACCGAGACGACCCGCACCGACCACCGCCCGCCGCCGCTGCTGGACGGCGACGCCGACGCCGTCCGGGCGTGGGTGGAGTCGCTGTGA
- a CDS encoding GntP family permease, which translates to MESIEPAYGTGPLLLVAASAVAVLLFLIMRLRLHAFVALVLVSLLTALATGIPVGDIVDILLAGFGSTLASVALLVGLGAMIGKLLEVTGGANVLADTLVNRFGEKRAPLALGVTSLLFGFPIFFDAGFVIMLPIIFSVARRFGGSLLTYALPSAGAFAVMHAFTPPHPGPVGAAGILGADIGLVLVVGLLIGLPTWYIASYLFGLWAGGRYPLALPENSPFGGRDDLERPDDAPPASAGDVAVGERTHVRRPAFGTVLGLLLLPLVLILLNTGLNTLATAGVIDGESTAVQALRLVGQTSVALLITTLVAMWVLGRERFSRSEVESIVNSSLGPVASVILVTGAGGMFGGVLRASGIGEALADSLDAIGLPVILAAFLVATALRVAQGSATVALTTTAGLMSPVVAASDLSSVAVALIVVAIASGSTVLSHVNDSGFWLVGRFLGMDVKTTLKTWTVMETLIGLVGFALAALLYAFV; encoded by the coding sequence GTGGAGTCCATCGAGCCGGCGTACGGCACCGGGCCGCTGCTGCTCGTCGCCGCGTCCGCCGTCGCCGTCCTGCTGTTCCTCATCATGCGGCTGCGGCTGCACGCGTTCGTCGCGCTCGTCCTGGTCAGCCTGCTCACCGCGCTGGCAACCGGGATCCCGGTCGGCGACATCGTCGACATCCTGCTGGCGGGCTTCGGCTCGACGCTGGCCTCCGTCGCGCTGCTCGTCGGCCTCGGCGCGATGATCGGCAAGCTGCTCGAGGTCACGGGCGGGGCGAACGTGCTTGCCGACACGCTCGTCAACCGGTTCGGGGAGAAGCGTGCGCCGCTCGCCCTCGGGGTGACCTCGCTGCTGTTCGGCTTCCCCATCTTCTTCGACGCCGGCTTCGTGATCATGCTGCCGATCATCTTCAGCGTGGCCCGGCGCTTCGGCGGCTCGCTGCTCACCTACGCCCTCCCGTCGGCCGGGGCGTTCGCCGTCATGCACGCCTTCACACCGCCGCACCCCGGCCCGGTCGGCGCCGCCGGGATCCTCGGCGCGGACATCGGCCTCGTCCTCGTCGTCGGCCTGCTCATCGGGCTGCCGACCTGGTACATCGCCTCCTACCTGTTCGGGCTGTGGGCCGGTGGGCGGTATCCCCTTGCGCTGCCGGAGAACTCACCGTTCGGCGGCCGGGACGACCTCGAGCGGCCGGACGACGCCCCGCCGGCGTCCGCGGGGGACGTGGCCGTGGGCGAGCGCACCCACGTCCGCCGCCCCGCCTTCGGCACGGTGCTGGGGTTGCTCCTGCTGCCGCTCGTGCTGATCCTGCTCAACACCGGTCTGAACACCCTCGCCACGGCCGGCGTCATCGACGGCGAGTCCACCGCCGTCCAGGCCCTGCGGCTGGTCGGCCAGACGTCGGTGGCCCTGCTCATCACGACACTTGTGGCGATGTGGGTGCTCGGGCGGGAGCGGTTCAGCCGCAGCGAGGTCGAGTCGATCGTCAACTCCTCGCTCGGACCGGTCGCCTCGGTCATCCTCGTCACCGGAGCGGGCGGCATGTTCGGTGGCGTGCTGCGTGCCTCCGGCATCGGGGAGGCGCTCGCCGACAGCCTGGACGCGATCGGGCTGCCGGTGATCCTGGCCGCGTTCCTCGTCGCCACCGCGCTGCGGGTAGCCCAGGGGTCGGCCACCGTGGCGCTGACGACGACCGCTGGTCTGATGTCGCCGGTCGTCGCGGCGTCGGACCTGTCCTCCGTGGCCGTCGCGCTGATCGTCGTCGCGATCGCCTCCGGGTCGACGGTGCTGTCGCACGTCAACGACTCCGGCTTCTGGCTCGTCGGCCGCTTCCTCGGGATGGACGTGAAGACGACCCTCAAGACGTGGACGGTGATGGAGACACTGATCGGCCTCGTCGGCTTCGCCCTCGCCGCGCTGCTGTACGCGTTCGTGTAG
- a CDS encoding amidase yields the protein MSDELCFTPATELAAMVRDRRVSARELLEAHLDRVERVNPVINAIVTLDAEDARRRAAAADQVTARGGTTGPLHGLPVAHKDTHLTGGMRTTFGSPLRADFIPDDDELVVERVRLAGGVRVGKTNTPEWAAGSHTFNPVFGATRNPYATDRSAGGSSGGSAAALAAGLVPLADGSDMGGSLRNPAAFCNVVGLRPSPGRVPSAPQLMAWADLSVQGPMGRTVSDVALALAAMAGPSRRSPISLEEPGSSFAPPLEEPTRGLRVAFAPDLGGRVPLDRAVRDVLTGQAAVLEGLGAEVTEDCLDLDGADEVFATLRAWQFVTTYGDLVREHPDQVKPAVHWNVERGRELTAEDVGRAHVLRTRLYQRVLDFFDRYDVLVAATTQVVPFPVEQEYPTEIDGQEQQDYLQWMRSCTLVSATTLPALSVPAGFTPDGLPVGLQVVGPPRGDRRVLEVGYAYEQATGHGRRRPSLSSSRSG from the coding sequence ATGTCCGACGAGCTGTGCTTCACCCCGGCCACCGAGCTCGCGGCGATGGTCCGCGACCGGCGGGTCTCCGCCCGTGAGCTCCTCGAGGCCCACCTGGACCGGGTCGAGCGGGTCAACCCGGTGATCAACGCGATCGTCACCCTGGACGCCGAGGACGCCCGCCGCCGGGCCGCGGCAGCCGACCAGGTCACCGCTCGCGGCGGCACGACGGGGCCGCTGCACGGCCTGCCCGTGGCGCACAAGGACACCCACCTCACCGGGGGCATGCGCACGACCTTCGGCTCGCCGCTGCGGGCCGACTTCATCCCGGACGACGACGAGCTGGTGGTCGAGCGGGTGCGCCTGGCCGGCGGCGTCCGGGTCGGCAAGACCAACACCCCGGAGTGGGCGGCCGGGTCGCACACCTTCAACCCGGTGTTCGGTGCCACCCGCAACCCGTACGCCACCGACCGCAGTGCCGGCGGGTCGAGCGGGGGGTCGGCGGCCGCCCTGGCCGCCGGGCTGGTGCCGCTCGCCGACGGCAGCGACATGGGCGGCTCGCTGCGCAACCCCGCCGCGTTCTGCAACGTGGTCGGGCTGCGTCCCAGCCCGGGCCGGGTGCCCTCGGCGCCGCAGCTCATGGCGTGGGCAGACCTCAGCGTCCAGGGCCCGATGGGCCGCACCGTCTCGGACGTCGCACTGGCCCTGGCCGCGATGGCCGGCCCGAGCCGGCGCTCGCCGATCTCCCTGGAGGAGCCGGGTTCCTCCTTCGCCCCGCCGCTCGAGGAGCCCACCCGCGGGCTGCGGGTGGCCTTCGCCCCCGACCTCGGCGGCCGGGTCCCGCTGGACCGGGCGGTGCGCGACGTCCTCACCGGCCAGGCGGCGGTGCTCGAAGGGCTCGGCGCCGAGGTGACCGAGGACTGCCTGGACCTCGACGGGGCCGACGAGGTGTTCGCCACGCTGCGCGCGTGGCAGTTCGTCACCACCTACGGGGACCTCGTCCGCGAGCACCCCGACCAGGTCAAGCCGGCCGTGCACTGGAACGTCGAGCGCGGCCGGGAGCTCACCGCCGAGGACGTCGGACGCGCCCACGTGCTGCGGACCCGCCTGTACCAGCGGGTGCTCGACTTCTTCGACCGCTACGACGTCCTCGTCGCGGCCACCACCCAGGTGGTGCCGTTCCCCGTCGAGCAGGAGTACCCGACCGAGATCGACGGCCAGGAGCAGCAGGACTACCTGCAGTGGATGCGCTCGTGCACCCTCGTCTCGGCGACGACCCTGCCGGCGCTGTCGGTGCCGGCAGGGTTCACCCCGGACGGGCTGCCGGTCGGTCTGCAGGTCGTCGGCCCCCCGCGGGGGGACCGTCGGGTGCTCGAGGTCGGCTACGCCTACGAGCAGGCCACCGGCCACGGACGGCGCCGGCCGAGCCTGTCGTCGTCCAGGTCGGGGTAG
- a CDS encoding STAS domain-containing protein: MRTFGGDPAADGGSVHVLTYAGTTRVVLSGEIDVALRAELEEAAEAVLDLGNPVEIDAQHVRFLDSTAIAFLARVLARSARPTRVLNPPPMMTFLLESTGLGDLVTVVGSGVPDPPVAGGVPDPPAAGGDPAGPERGATPEPA, from the coding sequence ATGCGCACCTTTGGCGGTGACCCGGCGGCGGACGGCGGGTCGGTGCACGTGCTCACCTACGCCGGGACGACGCGGGTCGTCCTGTCCGGTGAGATCGACGTGGCCCTGCGGGCAGAGCTGGAGGAGGCCGCCGAGGCGGTCCTCGACCTGGGCAACCCGGTGGAGATCGACGCCCAGCACGTGCGCTTCCTCGACTCGACGGCGATCGCGTTCCTTGCTCGGGTGCTGGCGCGGTCCGCACGCCCCACCCGGGTCCTGAACCCCCCGCCGATGATGACGTTCCTGCTCGAGTCCACCGGTCTGGGTGACCTGGTCACGGTCGTCGGCTCCGGCGTCCCGGACCCGCCCGTCGCCGGCGGTGTCCCGGACCCGCCGGCCGCCGGCGGCGACCCGGCCGGTCCCGAACGCGGCGCTACTCCCGAGCCCGCCTGA
- a CDS encoding TetR family transcriptional regulator yields MDGVTTATRHRGGPLSREVIIDAAIGFLDDHGLAALSMRRLGERLGVEAMSLYRYVNGREDLLEAVVDRLVSRLHLEDGTRFGPADGWQAYLQWLAHAVRELADEHPNAFPLVATRHPAAPWLRPPLRSLRVVEEFLENLTSRGFGDEAAVTAYRQFSSFLLGHLLLEVTGRGGSTPAGAEELDQGDGDVGGRDAEVDVAEYPLLVRMRPMLSRYEADAEFEAALEDALDRIDRLVSR; encoded by the coding sequence ATGGACGGCGTGACGACTGCGACCAGGCACCGAGGGGGGCCGCTGTCGCGCGAGGTCATCATCGACGCGGCGATCGGCTTCCTGGACGACCACGGCCTGGCGGCCCTGTCCATGCGCCGGCTGGGCGAACGGCTCGGCGTCGAGGCGATGTCCCTGTACCGCTACGTCAACGGCCGGGAGGACCTGCTCGAGGCGGTCGTCGACCGGCTCGTCTCCCGCCTCCACCTCGAGGACGGGACCCGGTTCGGCCCCGCCGACGGCTGGCAGGCCTACCTGCAGTGGCTCGCGCACGCCGTCCGGGAACTGGCCGACGAGCACCCGAACGCGTTCCCGCTCGTCGCCACCCGGCACCCGGCCGCCCCGTGGCTGCGTCCCCCGCTGCGGTCGCTGCGCGTCGTGGAGGAGTTCCTGGAGAACCTCACCTCCCGCGGCTTCGGGGACGAGGCCGCGGTGACCGCCTACCGCCAGTTCTCCAGCTTCCTGCTCGGCCACCTGCTGCTGGAGGTGACCGGCCGCGGCGGCTCCACCCCGGCCGGCGCCGAGGAGCTCGACCAGGGGGACGGCGACGTCGGCGGCCGGGACGCCGAGGTGGACGTCGCGGAGTACCCGCTGCTGGTGCGGATGCGGCCGATGCTGTCCCGGTACGAGGCCGACGCCGAGTTCGAGGCAGCCCTCGAGGACGCCCTCGACCGGATCGATCGGCTCGTGTCGCGCTGA
- a CDS encoding response regulator transcription factor has translation MAQILLLTNALAPSAEVLPALALLPHHVRVLPAEPTALVDVPPTDVVLLDARRDLAAARSTCRLLRTTGLGAPLIAVLTEGGLAAVAADWGMDDVLLDTAGPAEVEARLRLAAGRTATPLRADDDPGGETRVGDLVVDENAWTVRVRNRPLNLTYKEFELLRFLAQHPGRVFTRAQLLQEVWGYDYFGGTRTVDVHVRRLRAKLGTEHEQLIGTVRNVGYRFVPPPTATPSRADQAVP, from the coding sequence TTGGCCCAGATCCTCCTGCTGACGAACGCCCTCGCGCCGTCCGCCGAGGTCCTGCCCGCGCTCGCCCTGCTACCCCACCACGTCCGGGTGCTGCCCGCCGAACCCACCGCCCTGGTCGACGTCCCGCCGACGGACGTCGTCCTGCTCGACGCCCGCCGCGACCTCGCTGCCGCCCGGTCGACGTGCCGGCTGCTGCGGACCACCGGCCTCGGCGCCCCGCTCATCGCCGTCCTCACCGAGGGGGGGCTCGCTGCGGTCGCCGCCGACTGGGGGATGGACGACGTCCTGCTGGACACGGCCGGGCCGGCAGAGGTGGAGGCGCGGCTGCGGCTCGCCGCCGGGCGGACGGCCACCCCCCTGCGGGCGGACGACGACCCCGGTGGGGAGACCCGGGTGGGCGACCTCGTCGTGGACGAGAACGCCTGGACCGTGCGGGTGCGCAACCGGCCGCTCAACCTCACGTACAAGGAGTTCGAGCTCCTGCGGTTCCTGGCGCAGCACCCGGGGCGGGTGTTCACCCGTGCTCAGCTGCTCCAGGAGGTGTGGGGGTACGACTACTTCGGTGGGACGCGCACCGTCGACGTGCACGTGCGGCGGCTGCGCGCCAAGTTGGGCACCGAGCACGAGCAGCTCATCGGCACCGTGCGCAACGTCGGCTACCGATTCGTCCCGCCACCCACGGCGACGCCGTCGCGCGCCGACCAGGCGGTCCCCTGA
- a CDS encoding type IV toxin-antitoxin system AbiEi family antitoxin domain-containing protein, protein MDPRLAAVAAEHHGVVTLADAERRRLTRACVRWAVERGDLMRLATGAWCPREVWEASDDRQRHLLRVRAAQSRRPRAVACAESAAVVLGLPLQTVPPDARLTVARQPPRHGGSGRRGSARGRRAWLDDDEIVVVDGVRVTSPARTVVDLSRHASFPWALAAGDAAMRLLGISADNLREAADRNPCAPGHPRAVLVARHADKRAESALESVARGVMIHLGLPPAEPQVVLQQDGLRYRVDLLVRTCWTVVEADGKVKYRDDDPTAAQRVWLDKRRRDDLHDWGHEVVRFVMADERHPVAWGRRCVRSFNRAYERRGLTTPDWGSRLTWW, encoded by the coding sequence GTGGACCCTCGGCTCGCAGCCGTCGCGGCAGAGCACCACGGCGTCGTCACCCTCGCGGACGCCGAGCGGCGCAGGCTCACCCGCGCGTGCGTGCGCTGGGCGGTCGAGCGCGGCGACCTGATGCGTCTCGCGACGGGGGCGTGGTGCCCGCGGGAGGTGTGGGAGGCGTCCGACGACCGCCAGCGCCACCTCCTGCGGGTGCGCGCCGCCCAGAGTCGCCGCCCCCGCGCGGTGGCCTGCGCCGAGTCGGCAGCCGTCGTCCTCGGCCTGCCCCTTCAGACGGTGCCGCCAGACGCCCGGCTCACCGTGGCGCGCCAACCGCCCCGGCACGGCGGTTCCGGACGCCGCGGGTCGGCGCGCGGGCGGCGAGCCTGGCTCGACGACGACGAGATAGTCGTCGTCGACGGCGTCCGCGTCACCTCCCCGGCGCGCACAGTCGTGGACCTCAGCCGCCACGCGTCGTTCCCGTGGGCGCTGGCAGCCGGGGACGCCGCGATGCGGCTCCTTGGGATCAGTGCCGACAACCTGCGTGAGGCGGCCGACCGCAACCCGTGCGCCCCGGGGCACCCGAGGGCCGTCCTGGTCGCGCGGCACGCCGACAAGCGGGCGGAGTCGGCGTTGGAGTCGGTGGCCCGCGGCGTGATGATCCACCTCGGCCTGCCCCCGGCCGAGCCCCAGGTGGTGCTGCAGCAGGACGGCCTGCGCTACCGGGTCGACCTCTTGGTGCGGACCTGCTGGACCGTCGTCGAGGCCGACGGCAAGGTGAAGTACCGCGACGATGACCCCACCGCAGCTCAGCGGGTCTGGCTCGACAAGCGGCGGCGTGACGACCTGCACGACTGGGGGCACGAGGTGGTGCGCTTCGTCATGGCCGATGAGCGCCACCCGGTCGCCTGGGGGCGCCGGTGCGTGCGGTCGTTCAACCGGGCCTACGAGCGCCGCGGCCTGACCACCCCTGACTGGGGTTCGCGCCTGACGTGGTGGTGA
- a CDS encoding metallophosphoesterase, producing MRRLPALATAVLVAVPLLAAPAVAAPGGPMGQGPTTFAVLGDTPYGDAQRQAFPPLVDDVNADPKVRAVLHAGDVKSGGSTCDDARLADLAALYDTFADPFVITPGDNEWTDCHRTAAGGYLPTERLAAFRELFYPEPGQSLGRRTLTAAVQSVEQPAHADYVENVRFTRSQVVVATVHVIGSENDLEPWSQLPGGDQPTERLAEFEARRAANLDWIDATFDEAARADAAGVLLLMQAEPVASPGFAAERALIAERAAAFGRPVLLVHGDEHRYEVEPGYAGVPNLTRLETFGDTASDWLALTIDPRTPDVFSWQPQHVNP from the coding sequence ATGCGCCGACTACCTGCTCTCGCCACCGCCGTCCTCGTCGCCGTCCCGTTGCTCGCCGCCCCAGCCGTGGCGGCGCCGGGAGGCCCGATGGGCCAAGGACCCACGACGTTCGCCGTGCTGGGCGACACCCCGTACGGGGACGCCCAGCGTCAGGCGTTCCCCCCGCTCGTGGACGACGTCAACGCCGACCCGAAGGTGCGCGCCGTGCTGCACGCCGGTGACGTCAAGAGCGGCGGGTCGACGTGCGACGACGCGCGGCTGGCTGACCTCGCCGCCCTGTACGACACGTTCGCCGACCCGTTCGTGATCACGCCGGGGGACAACGAGTGGACCGACTGCCACCGCACCGCCGCCGGCGGCTACCTGCCCACCGAGCGGCTCGCCGCCTTCCGTGAGCTGTTCTACCCCGAGCCGGGCCAGTCGCTGGGACGGCGCACCCTCACCGCCGCGGTGCAGTCGGTCGAGCAGCCGGCCCACGCCGACTACGTCGAGAACGTCCGCTTCACCCGCAGCCAGGTCGTCGTCGCCACCGTGCACGTGATCGGCAGCGAGAACGACCTCGAGCCCTGGTCGCAGCTGCCCGGCGGCGACCAGCCCACCGAACGGCTCGCCGAGTTCGAGGCCCGCCGCGCCGCCAACCTCGACTGGATCGACGCCACGTTCGACGAGGCAGCCCGAGCCGACGCCGCGGGCGTCCTGCTGCTGATGCAGGCCGAGCCCGTCGCCTCTCCCGGCTTCGCCGCCGAGCGGGCGCTGATCGCCGAGCGGGCGGCGGCCTTCGGTCGACCCGTGCTGCTCGTGCACGGCGACGAGCACCGCTACGAGGTCGAGCCCGGCTACGCCGGCGTGCCGAACCTGACCCGACTCGAGACCTTCGGCGACACGGCCTCCGACTGGCTCGCCCTCACCATCGACCCCCGCACCCCGGACGTGTTCAGCTGGCAGCCGCAGCACGTGAACCCCTGA
- a CDS encoding EAL domain-containing protein, which translates to MTTLTADVLGSLSATPFMEDISQPAESIDAWTAADEVRRVFGRRPDLDSLLVRKGEQVGLLMRDAFERVMSGRLGYGSALHGHRPIERLTDWDPLVLPASLSVVEATSVVLQRSDHRRYDDVLVRHDVGHLSIASVARLLEALTGQLAQQALTDPLTGLGNRDLFQRELDAATTHPDTRAAVLFLDLDDFKRVNDTLGHHAGDLLLSAVGRRMSAALRAQDVAVRIGGDEFAAVLRLPMCAGCQAGGQCLGTELAEARTIADRLLRRFDDPFSVDRHRLDVGASVGVAVAGDADCTSEALLSVADHAMYRAKHDGAVHAELVRSSTPRQVPAPRSGPHPPTVGQTLVTGDLRLHYQPIVDVTGTRLTGVEALLRWQHPIHGLVGPARLLGEITQHRLAHDLNSWVFEEACAQLVRWDATVEPHAVPSVSVNASLPGLAPGQLQDAVTAALEASGLEPARLRLEIPETATQDQLAPVAGDLRAIRQLGVHLIVDDVGTGAATLRHLSELLHDGLKIDRSFVAGMLTNERDHAIVRMLVELSRVVGVSIVAEGVETQEQCEALRGLGCHEQQGFLLSRPVGADVIAMLMRQPPPGVRAGSGGDPARSEATSRPLRARTPGRADRD; encoded by the coding sequence GTGACCACCCTGACCGCCGACGTGCTCGGCTCGCTCAGCGCCACGCCGTTCATGGAGGACATCTCCCAGCCTGCGGAGTCGATCGACGCCTGGACCGCGGCCGACGAGGTCCGCCGGGTCTTCGGGCGGCGACCGGACCTCGACTCGCTGCTGGTGCGCAAGGGCGAGCAGGTCGGCCTGCTGATGCGGGACGCCTTCGAGCGGGTGATGAGCGGACGCCTGGGCTACGGCAGCGCCCTGCACGGCCACCGTCCGATCGAACGGCTCACCGACTGGGACCCCCTCGTGCTGCCCGCCTCCCTGTCGGTCGTCGAGGCCACGTCGGTCGTGCTGCAGCGCAGTGACCACCGCCGGTACGACGACGTCCTCGTCCGACACGACGTCGGTCACCTGAGCATCGCGTCGGTCGCCAGGCTGCTCGAGGCGCTCACCGGCCAGCTCGCCCAGCAGGCCCTCACCGACCCGCTGACCGGCCTCGGCAACCGCGACCTGTTCCAGCGGGAGCTGGACGCCGCCACCACCCACCCGGACACTCGCGCGGCCGTGCTGTTCCTCGACCTGGACGACTTCAAACGCGTCAACGACACCCTTGGCCACCACGCCGGCGACCTGCTCCTCTCGGCGGTCGGACGCCGGATGTCCGCGGCCCTGCGCGCCCAGGACGTCGCCGTCCGCATCGGCGGGGACGAGTTCGCCGCGGTCCTGCGGCTCCCCATGTGCGCCGGCTGCCAGGCCGGCGGCCAGTGCCTCGGGACGGAGCTGGCCGAGGCCCGCACCATCGCCGACCGGCTGCTGCGCCGCTTCGACGACCCCTTCTCCGTCGACCGCCACCGCCTCGACGTCGGCGCGAGCGTCGGCGTCGCCGTCGCCGGTGACGCCGACTGCACCTCAGAAGCGCTGTTGAGCGTCGCCGACCACGCGATGTACCGGGCGAAGCACGACGGGGCCGTGCACGCCGAACTCGTCCGCAGCAGCACACCCCGCCAAGTCCCCGCACCACGCAGCGGCCCCCACCCGCCGACGGTCGGCCAGACACTGGTCACCGGCGACCTGCGCCTGCACTACCAGCCGATCGTCGATGTTACGGGCACCCGGCTCACCGGTGTCGAGGCCCTGCTGCGGTGGCAGCACCCCATCCACGGCCTGGTCGGCCCGGCGCGCCTCCTCGGTGAGATCACCCAGCACCGGCTCGCCCACGACCTCAACTCGTGGGTGTTCGAGGAGGCCTGCGCCCAGCTCGTCCGGTGGGACGCCACGGTCGAGCCCCACGCCGTCCCGTCGGTCAGCGTCAACGCGAGCCTGCCCGGGCTCGCGCCGGGCCAGCTGCAGGACGCCGTCACCGCCGCCCTCGAGGCCAGTGGGCTCGAGCCGGCCCGGCTGCGCCTGGAGATCCCGGAGACCGCGACCCAGGACCAGCTCGCACCGGTGGCCGGCGACCTGCGCGCGATCCGCCAACTCGGCGTCCACCTCATCGTGGACGACGTCGGCACCGGCGCCGCGACGCTGCGGCACCTCAGCGAGCTGCTGCACGACGGCCTGAAGATCGACCGGTCCTTCGTCGCCGGGATGCTGACCAACGAGCGCGACCACGCCATCGTCCGGATGCTCGTCGAGCTGTCCCGGGTCGTCGGCGTCTCGATCGTCGCCGAGGGTGTCGAGACGCAGGAGCAGTGCGAGGCGCTGCGCGGCCTCGGCTGCCACGAGCAGCAGGGCTTCTTGCTCTCCCGGCCGGTCGGCGCGGACGTGATCGCGATGCTGATGCGGCAGCCCCCACCGGGGGTTCGCGCCGGTAGTGGTGGCGATCCAGCCCGCTCGGAGGCCACATCACGACCACTTCGGGCGCGAACCCCGGGGCGGGCCGACCGGGACTGA
- a CDS encoding DUF4395 domain-containing protein — protein sequence MADLAPIDVRGPRFAAGVTTVVLALVMVLGDGTAGVALLAVQAVVFALGTVGRGPYGWVFARLVRPRLGPTRETEDPRPPRFAQAVGLVFALLGLVGGLTGVTWLFLLAVAAALVAAFLNAVFAFCLGCELYLLLRRVTA from the coding sequence ATGGCTGACCTGGCCCCCATCGACGTCCGCGGCCCGCGCTTCGCCGCCGGGGTGACGACGGTCGTGCTGGCGCTGGTGATGGTGCTCGGCGACGGGACCGCCGGGGTGGCGCTGCTCGCCGTCCAGGCCGTCGTGTTCGCGCTCGGCACGGTCGGGCGCGGCCCGTACGGCTGGGTGTTCGCGCGGCTCGTGCGCCCCCGGCTCGGCCCCACCCGCGAGACCGAGGACCCGCGGCCGCCGCGGTTCGCCCAGGCCGTGGGGCTGGTGTTCGCGCTGCTCGGCCTGGTCGGCGGGCTCACGGGCGTGACGTGGCTGTTCCTGCTGGCCGTGGCGGCCGCGCTGGTCGCCGCGTTCCTCAACGCGGTGTTCGCGTTCTGCCTGGGCTGCGAGCTGTACCTGCTGCTCAGGCGGGTGACGGCCTGA
- a CDS encoding thioredoxin family protein, whose product MRTPGSARTEVRFPADVTDSLIARLLLLALVAAFAVVAGLWLRRRDGRDHAVQTSEVLTSTDLGGAALGERATLLQLSSAFCAPCRQARAVLGRLAAATPGVTHVELDAEHHLDLVRRLDVRRTPTVLVLDAAGRVVRRASGAPTLEQAAHALAAAVPQAAEVRHG is encoded by the coding sequence ATGCGGACGCCGGGAAGTGCCAGGACCGAGGTGCGGTTCCCTGCCGACGTGACCGACAGCCTCATCGCGCGCTTGCTGCTCCTGGCGCTGGTCGCCGCCTTCGCCGTCGTGGCCGGGCTGTGGCTGCGCCGCCGGGACGGGAGGGACCACGCCGTGCAGACCAGTGAGGTGCTGACCTCTACCGACCTTGGCGGCGCCGCCCTCGGTGAACGGGCCACGCTGCTGCAGCTGTCCAGCGCGTTCTGTGCCCCGTGCCGCCAGGCCAGGGCCGTGCTCGGACGTCTCGCCGCCGCGACGCCCGGGGTGACGCACGTCGAGCTGGACGCCGAGCACCACCTCGACCTCGTCCGTCGCCTCGACGTGCGGCGCACCCCGACGGTGCTCGTGCTGGACGCCGCCGGCCGGGTGGTGCGCCGGGCGTCCGGGGCCCCGACGCTCGAGCAGGCGGCGCACGCCCTGGCAGCGGCCGTGCCGCAGGCCGCGGAGGTGCGGCATGGCTGA